A window of Thiovulum sp. ES genomic DNA:
GAATGACCGAGCAAGGGATATTTCGATGGAAAAATTCAGAAGTTCCAAAGCACATTATTGAATATTTAGATGTTTTAACAAGATTACCAATTGAAGAGAGAGAAAAATATTTAGCTGAAAAGTTAGCAAATTGAGAAGTCCTGAAATGAATTCAGGACAACAGATTTTATTCTCATTATCGGACACCATATCAAATATGGTACGAAGTTCCACTTTGTCATTGTCGGACTCGATCCGAAAATCTTTGCAATTAAAGAATTGTTAAAATTTGCCACTTGAGTTGATGGAATTTATTTCCAATTTCCAAGCAAAAC
This region includes:
- a CDS encoding hypothetical protein (IMG reference gene:2508609834_SP), which translates into the protein MGYIELKKTLKVLRIRIKDLAILLGMTEQGIFRWKNSEVPKHIIEYLDVLTRLPIEEREKYLAEKLAN